Proteins from a genomic interval of Microbacterium abyssi:
- a CDS encoding TatD family hydrolase, which produces MSSKQPDPVTYVKSRGADGRKDLRYPPPPEALTVPVYDNHAHLEITDGDDPLSLTEQLDRAEAVGILGVVQASGDIESSRWAVDAAASDPRVLAAVAIHPNDAPVYADAGKLDHAIRVIDELAAHPRVRAIGETGLDFFRTGPDGHAAQFESFEAHIALAKKHGIAMQIHDRDAHDAVLETLARVGAPERTVFHCFSGDDAMARTCADAGYHLSFAGNITFKNAQNLRDALKVTPLDRILVETDAPFLTPVPLRGRPNAPYLVPLTVRFMAAELDLPVDELAAQIAENTVRVYGAFAD; this is translated from the coding sequence GTGTCCTCGAAACAGCCTGATCCCGTGACATACGTGAAGTCTCGCGGTGCGGACGGGAGGAAAGACCTGAGGTATCCGCCCCCGCCGGAAGCGTTGACGGTGCCGGTGTACGACAACCACGCGCACCTCGAGATCACGGACGGCGACGATCCGCTCTCGCTCACCGAGCAACTCGATCGCGCTGAGGCGGTCGGCATCCTGGGTGTCGTGCAGGCGTCCGGCGACATCGAGTCGTCCCGCTGGGCGGTGGATGCCGCGGCATCCGACCCCCGTGTTCTCGCGGCCGTCGCGATCCACCCGAACGACGCCCCCGTCTACGCCGACGCGGGGAAGCTCGACCACGCCATCCGCGTGATCGACGAGCTCGCCGCGCACCCGCGAGTGCGCGCGATCGGTGAGACCGGCCTGGACTTCTTCCGCACCGGACCCGACGGCCATGCCGCACAGTTCGAATCCTTCGAGGCGCATATCGCGCTCGCCAAGAAGCACGGCATCGCGATGCAGATCCACGACCGCGACGCGCACGACGCGGTGCTGGAGACGCTCGCCAGGGTCGGCGCGCCCGAGAGGACCGTCTTCCACTGCTTCTCCGGCGACGACGCGATGGCGCGCACCTGCGCCGACGCCGGCTACCACCTGTCCTTCGCAGGGAACATCACGTTCAAGAACGCGCAGAACCTGCGCGATGCACTGAAGGTCACGCCGCTCGACCGGATCCTCGTCGAGACGGATGCTCCGTTCCTCACGCCCGTGCCGCTTCGCGGCCGCCCGAACGCGCCGTACCTCGTGCCCCTGACCGTGCGATTCATGGCCGCGGAGCTCGATCTGCCCGTCGACGAGCTCGCAGCGCAGATCGCCGAGAACACGGTCCGCGTCTACGGCGCGTTCGCCGACTGA
- a CDS encoding dolichyl-phosphate-mannose--protein mannosyltransferase, with protein sequence MSAPAPLLPPPEERLTVWGRLRDRLLLDAEWSRVIRWLAPLVITALAAVLRLANLAHPQTLAFDETYYVKDAWSLWVLGYEGTWGDGANEAFVTGDTSALSDAGSFVVHPPLGKWLIALGMGAFGVGNSAAWRLAVALIGTATVLLVYFVAKELTRSIVAASVAGLLLAIDGLSIVMSRVGLLDGILTFFILLGFLFILLDRRRSIPLVEHAPDGDREHLWGRIVWRRPWLIAAGVALGAATAVKWSGLYALAGFGIYLVVTDALARRRAGVAYWPMDAVARQGVVSFLLLVPVAFVTYLVSWTGWLVTAGGYDRQSDGNPLIALWKYHESIYGFHVGLSSGHAYASPAWQWPFLIRPTAVWVGDDQSCGTDHCMSVISTVPNPLIWYAGVAAAIYLLYRLVRGLIQRRPMPWTYGLPLVGLAVTYVPWLLYPERTIFQFYTVVMVPFLVLALVLVLREIAGRREDPLYRRQAGERTVMVFLVAVVLVSAFFYPVWTGMSVPYEFWLIHNWLPTWV encoded by the coding sequence GTGTCTGCGCCCGCGCCTCTGCTCCCGCCGCCCGAGGAGCGTCTGACGGTATGGGGACGGCTGCGCGACCGGCTGCTGCTGGACGCGGAGTGGAGTCGCGTCATCCGCTGGCTCGCGCCGCTGGTGATCACGGCGCTCGCCGCCGTATTGCGACTGGCCAATCTGGCGCACCCGCAGACGCTGGCGTTCGATGAGACGTATTACGTCAAGGACGCCTGGTCGCTGTGGGTCCTCGGCTACGAGGGCACCTGGGGCGACGGCGCGAACGAGGCGTTCGTGACCGGCGACACGAGTGCGCTGAGCGATGCCGGCAGTTTCGTCGTGCACCCGCCGCTCGGCAAGTGGCTGATCGCGCTCGGCATGGGTGCGTTCGGCGTCGGCAACAGCGCGGCGTGGCGGCTGGCCGTCGCGCTGATCGGCACGGCGACCGTGCTGCTGGTCTACTTCGTCGCGAAGGAGCTCACCCGGTCGATCGTCGCGGCGAGCGTCGCGGGCCTGCTGCTCGCCATCGACGGGCTGAGCATCGTGATGAGCAGGGTCGGGCTGCTCGACGGCATCCTCACGTTCTTCATCCTGCTGGGGTTCCTCTTCATCCTCCTGGACCGACGGCGCTCGATTCCGCTGGTGGAACATGCCCCCGACGGCGACCGGGAACACCTGTGGGGGCGCATCGTCTGGCGTCGCCCGTGGCTCATCGCGGCCGGTGTCGCGCTCGGCGCGGCGACCGCCGTGAAGTGGTCGGGACTGTACGCGCTGGCGGGGTTCGGCATCTACCTCGTGGTCACCGACGCGCTCGCCCGTCGGCGGGCGGGCGTCGCGTACTGGCCGATGGACGCCGTCGCCAGGCAGGGCGTGGTCTCGTTCCTGCTGCTGGTACCGGTGGCCTTCGTCACCTATCTCGTCTCCTGGACCGGCTGGCTGGTGACCGCAGGCGGCTACGACCGGCAGTCGGACGGCAACCCGCTCATCGCGCTGTGGAAGTATCACGAGTCGATCTACGGATTCCACGTCGGCCTCAGCTCGGGGCATGCGTATGCGAGCCCGGCGTGGCAGTGGCCGTTCCTCATCCGCCCGACCGCCGTGTGGGTCGGCGACGACCAGAGCTGCGGCACCGACCACTGCATGTCGGTGATCTCCACCGTGCCCAATCCGCTGATCTGGTACGCCGGCGTCGCCGCCGCGATCTACCTGCTGTACCGGCTCGTGCGCGGGCTCATCCAGCGGCGGCCGATGCCGTGGACGTACGGTCTTCCGCTCGTCGGCCTCGCGGTCACGTACGTGCCGTGGCTGCTGTACCCGGAGCGCACGATCTTCCAGTTCTACACGGTGGTGATGGTGCCGTTCCTCGTCCTGGCGCTGGTGCTCGTGTTGCGTGAGATCGCGGGGCGTCGGGAGGACCCTCTGTACCGACGACAGGCGGGAGAGCGCACCGTCATGGTGTTCCTCGTCGCCGTCGTGCTCGTCTCGGCGTTCTTCTATCCCGTGTGGACCGGAATGAGCGTGCCGTACGAGTTCTGGCTGATCCACAACTGGTTGCCGACCTGGGTGTAG
- the msuE gene encoding FMN reductase yields the protein MTAPYRIVAVSGSLHEPSKTTALIRAIADAVAERADAEVRLIELTAIGPSLAGALRREELPAQVEEQLVAIEQADLLIVGSPVYRASFTGLFKHLFDFVGQYELVGKPVLLAATGGGERHALMIEHQLRPLFAFFQALTLPVGVYASNTDFGGYRVNSEVLEARIALAADRALPLMGYAASRAVEALV from the coding sequence ATGACAGCTCCGTACCGCATCGTCGCCGTGTCCGGCTCGCTCCACGAGCCCAGCAAGACGACCGCACTGATCCGCGCGATCGCGGATGCCGTCGCCGAGCGTGCCGACGCCGAGGTGCGGCTCATCGAACTCACGGCGATCGGGCCCTCGCTCGCCGGCGCGCTGCGCCGCGAGGAGCTTCCCGCTCAGGTGGAGGAACAGCTCGTCGCGATCGAGCAGGCCGACCTGCTGATCGTCGGCAGCCCGGTCTATCGTGCCTCGTTCACCGGACTGTTCAAGCACCTGTTCGACTTCGTCGGGCAGTACGAGCTCGTCGGCAAGCCGGTGCTGCTCGCGGCGACCGGCGGAGGCGAACGGCACGCGCTGATGATCGAGCATCAGCTGCGCCCGCTGTTCGCGTTCTTCCAGGCGCTGACGCTCCCCGTCGGCGTCTACGCCAGCAACACCGACTTCGGCGGATATCGCGTGAACTCGGAGGTGCTGGAGGCGCGCATCGCCCTGGCCGCCGATCGTGCGCTGCCCTTGATGGGCTACGCCGCATCGCGTGCGGTGGAGGCCCTCGTCTGA
- a CDS encoding thioredoxin domain-containing protein, with translation MTNRLADTLSPYLRAHADNPVDWWPWGADAFAEAQRREVPLLISIGYSTCHWCHVMARESFSSPEIAALINANFVAIKVDREEHPDVDGAYMAAASAFTQNLGWPLTAFTTPQGRTFYAGTYWPPEARGQMPGFRDVLAAVQEAWTMRREQAIESADAVAAALAQAALVAPSDLPSASALVAAAEASAAREDRMFGGFGGAPKFPVATTLSFLQQPLVRRETPDAAAAADRALAAMAASDLRDEDGGFFRYATQRDWTVPHYERMLTDNAQLLDVAVRAGDEATARGIADFLLDVLRRDGGGFGAAQDSESMIDGARSEGGYYLRPVADRSDLEPPAVDGKVITGWNGLAIAALARAGAALGERVWVDAAVEAAAYVSTVNRSVEGRLVRSSLDGFASAAVATLADLALFAEGLFALAAATGEAEWAVQARDILDEALTSGAEPDPVLAGQGVASAPDETDGDLPSGVAALAGAALTAWRLGAGEQYREVAEAQVQAVAASALQHPFGHGSLLGIAASLVEPPRQVVAVTADRTGALAAASRRLDADVIAVVTPAQAHAFEDAGFELFAGKSAAAELAYDCRAFVCRLPVADAAELTRGR, from the coding sequence ATGACCAATCGCCTCGCCGACACGCTCAGCCCGTATCTGCGCGCGCACGCCGACAATCCCGTCGACTGGTGGCCGTGGGGAGCGGACGCTTTCGCCGAGGCGCAGCGCCGCGAGGTGCCGCTGCTCATCTCGATCGGTTACTCGACGTGCCACTGGTGTCACGTGATGGCGAGGGAGTCGTTCTCCTCGCCTGAGATCGCCGCGCTCATCAACGCGAACTTCGTCGCGATCAAGGTCGATCGCGAGGAGCATCCGGATGTCGACGGCGCGTACATGGCGGCGGCATCCGCGTTCACCCAGAATCTCGGCTGGCCGCTGACGGCTTTCACGACGCCGCAGGGGCGTACGTTCTATGCCGGTACGTACTGGCCGCCGGAGGCTCGGGGGCAGATGCCGGGCTTCCGAGACGTGCTCGCCGCCGTGCAGGAGGCCTGGACGATGCGCCGCGAGCAGGCGATCGAATCGGCGGATGCCGTCGCCGCAGCGCTCGCGCAGGCCGCGCTGGTCGCGCCGTCCGATCTGCCCTCGGCGTCCGCGCTCGTCGCGGCCGCCGAGGCTTCCGCCGCGCGTGAGGACAGGATGTTCGGCGGTTTCGGCGGAGCGCCGAAGTTCCCGGTCGCGACGACACTGAGCTTCCTGCAGCAACCGCTGGTGCGCCGCGAGACGCCGGATGCCGCGGCCGCCGCCGACCGCGCGCTCGCCGCGATGGCGGCATCCGACCTGCGCGACGAAGACGGTGGCTTCTTCCGGTACGCGACCCAGCGCGACTGGACCGTGCCGCACTACGAGCGGATGCTGACCGACAACGCGCAGCTGCTCGATGTCGCGGTGCGCGCAGGAGACGAGGCGACGGCACGGGGGATCGCGGACTTTCTGCTCGACGTGCTTCGGCGCGACGGTGGCGGCTTCGGCGCCGCGCAGGACTCTGAGTCGATGATCGACGGAGCGCGCAGCGAGGGCGGCTATTACCTGCGCCCCGTGGCCGACCGCTCTGATCTCGAGCCGCCCGCGGTCGACGGCAAGGTCATCACGGGCTGGAACGGTCTTGCGATCGCCGCTCTCGCGCGGGCCGGTGCGGCCTTAGGGGAGAGAGTGTGGGTGGATGCCGCGGTCGAGGCCGCGGCGTACGTCTCGACTGTGAATCGCTCGGTGGAGGGACGGCTGGTGCGCTCGTCGCTCGACGGATTCGCCTCAGCCGCAGTGGCGACGCTCGCCGACCTGGCGCTGTTCGCCGAGGGGCTGTTCGCTCTCGCCGCGGCCACGGGCGAGGCCGAATGGGCGGTGCAGGCCCGCGACATCCTCGACGAGGCGCTCACCTCAGGCGCAGAGCCTGACCCGGTGCTGGCGGGGCAGGGTGTGGCATCTGCGCCGGATGAGACGGACGGCGATCTGCCGTCCGGTGTCGCCGCGCTCGCCGGCGCGGCGCTCACGGCGTGGCGGCTCGGCGCGGGGGAGCAGTACCGCGAGGTCGCCGAAGCGCAGGTGCAGGCGGTTGCGGCATCCGCTCTGCAGCACCCGTTCGGGCACGGATCCCTGCTCGGGATCGCGGCTAGCCTCGTCGAGCCGCCGCGCCAGGTCGTCGCGGTGACCGCTGATCGTACGGGTGCTCTCGCGGCGGCATCCCGGCGTCTGGATGCCGATGTCATCGCCGTCGTGACGCCCGCCCAGGCGCACGCGTTCGAGGATGCCGGGTTCGAGCTGTTCGCGGGGAAGTCCGCTGCGGCAGAGCTGGCGTACGACTGCCGGGCGTTCGTGTGCCGGCTTCCTGTCGCGGATGCTGCCGAGCTGACCCGCGGGCGCTGA
- a CDS encoding MFS transporter, which translates to MGRDFRWLLASSWTSNVGDGIALAAAPLLIASLTSSPILVAAGAVLQFLPWLVFGLHAGAIADRFDRRRLVMFANAARMIVLAALCVFIVTGTANIWVVLTVAFLYGTAEVFVDTSASTLLPMLVGPADLGIGNARLQAGYLVANQFAGPPIGAFLFAAGAPWPFLVEVVCIGFAVVLIARMASTPVPPRETEARTPVHTDIAEGVRWMWRNPPVRTLILIILVFNVTWAAPWGVLVLYAIEHLNMGPVGYGMLTTASAAGGILATLSFGWLERHVSFATLMRVALSLEVLMHLAFALTTAGWVALVIMFVFGSYAFVWGTISTTVRQRLVPHALQGRVGSVNMVGVFGGMVIGQALGGVIAQVWGLTAPWWFAFAGAAVTLLLVWKPISHIVNAPVVVDEPEAAE; encoded by the coding sequence ATGGGGCGCGATTTCCGCTGGCTGCTGGCGTCGTCGTGGACGAGCAACGTCGGCGACGGCATCGCCCTGGCCGCCGCTCCCCTGCTGATCGCGTCGCTGACGTCGTCCCCCATCCTGGTGGCGGCCGGCGCGGTGCTCCAGTTCCTCCCGTGGCTGGTCTTCGGGCTGCATGCCGGCGCGATCGCCGACCGGTTCGACCGGCGCCGGCTGGTGATGTTCGCCAACGCCGCCCGGATGATCGTGCTGGCGGCTCTGTGCGTATTCATCGTCACAGGCACGGCGAACATCTGGGTCGTCCTGACCGTGGCGTTCCTGTACGGCACGGCAGAGGTCTTCGTCGACACCTCCGCCAGCACTCTGCTGCCGATGCTCGTAGGGCCCGCCGATCTCGGAATCGGGAACGCCCGTCTGCAGGCCGGCTACCTCGTGGCCAATCAGTTCGCCGGCCCGCCCATCGGCGCCTTCCTGTTCGCCGCCGGTGCACCCTGGCCGTTCCTCGTCGAGGTCGTCTGCATCGGGTTCGCCGTCGTCCTGATCGCGCGAATGGCCTCGACGCCGGTTCCACCGCGTGAGACCGAAGCGCGAACCCCTGTGCACACCGATATCGCCGAGGGCGTCCGATGGATGTGGCGCAACCCGCCGGTGCGCACGCTGATCCTGATCATCCTCGTCTTCAACGTCACCTGGGCCGCGCCCTGGGGCGTGCTCGTGCTGTATGCGATCGAACACCTGAACATGGGCCCGGTGGGTTACGGCATGCTGACGACCGCGTCGGCCGCAGGGGGGATCCTCGCGACGCTGAGCTTCGGGTGGCTGGAGCGGCACGTGTCGTTCGCGACGCTGATGCGGGTGGCGCTGAGCCTCGAAGTGCTCATGCATCTGGCGTTCGCCCTCACCACTGCCGGTTGGGTGGCGCTGGTGATCATGTTCGTGTTCGGCAGTTATGCGTTCGTGTGGGGCACGATCTCCACCACCGTGCGGCAGCGCCTGGTGCCCCATGCCCTGCAGGGACGGGTCGGGTCCGTGAACATGGTCGGCGTCTTCGGCGGCATGGTGATCGGTCAGGCACTCGGCGGAGTGATCGCACAGGTGTGGGGACTCACGGCGCCGTGGTGGTTCGCCTTCGCGGGCGCGGCCGTCACGCTGCTGCTGGTGTGGAAGCCGATCTCGCATATCGTGAACGCACCGGTCGTGGTCGACGAGCCGGAGGCCGCCGAGTGA
- the rsmI gene encoding 16S rRNA (cytidine(1402)-2'-O)-methyltransferase, which translates to MIILAATPIGNLGDASRRLVEVLENAALVAAEDTRTTQRLLQALKIENRPRLIALHDHNEKHKAAELAALAVDEDIVVVSDAGMPAVSDPGYGLVAAAVELGVTVTAIPGPSAVIMALAISGLPTDRFTFEGFLPRKPGERRSTLRAVAAEPRTMIFFESPSRLASTLADMGGVFGDDRRIAVCRELTKFYEEVRRGTASELVEWAESGVKGEIVIVVEGAPPVAASAEDAGAQVQALVESGMRLKEACAEVAAATGLSSRDLYQQALASRAR; encoded by the coding sequence GTGATCATCCTCGCGGCGACCCCGATCGGAAACCTCGGCGACGCGTCCCGACGTCTGGTCGAAGTGCTCGAGAACGCCGCGCTCGTCGCTGCCGAGGACACCCGCACGACGCAGCGGCTGCTGCAGGCGCTGAAGATCGAGAACCGGCCGCGGCTGATCGCCCTGCACGACCACAACGAGAAGCACAAGGCCGCGGAACTCGCCGCGCTCGCCGTCGACGAGGACATCGTCGTCGTCAGCGATGCCGGGATGCCGGCGGTCAGCGACCCCGGATACGGGCTGGTCGCCGCGGCTGTCGAGCTGGGCGTGACGGTGACCGCCATCCCCGGTCCCAGCGCCGTGATCATGGCGCTGGCGATCTCGGGCCTGCCCACCGACCGGTTCACGTTCGAGGGCTTCCTGCCGCGCAAGCCGGGGGAGCGGCGCTCAACCCTCCGTGCTGTGGCCGCCGAACCGCGCACCATGATCTTCTTCGAGTCCCCCTCACGACTCGCCTCGACGCTCGCCGACATGGGCGGGGTCTTCGGCGATGATCGCCGCATCGCGGTGTGCCGTGAACTGACGAAGTTCTACGAAGAGGTGCGGCGCGGCACGGCATCCGAGCTCGTCGAGTGGGCAGAGTCCGGTGTCAAGGGCGAGATCGTCATCGTCGTCGAGGGCGCACCTCCCGTCGCGGCATCCGCCGAGGATGCCGGCGCCCAGGTGCAGGCGCTGGTCGAGAGTGGCATGCGCCTGAAGGAGGCCTGCGCCGAAGTCGCCGCGGCCACCGGCCTCAGTTCCCGCGACCTCTACCAGCAGGCCCTCGCGTCCCGCGCACGATGA
- the rsmA gene encoding 16S rRNA (adenine(1518)-N(6)/adenine(1519)-N(6))-dimethyltransferase RsmA — MTVTLLGATEIRRLAAELDVTPTKKLGQNFVVDANTVRKIVHVGRVQAGERVVEVGPGLGSLTLAILEAGASVTAVEIDHRLAARLPETAAAHGVPGGALTVVDADALRVTELTGNPNVLVANLPYNVSVPVLLHFMETFPNLQRGVVMVQAEVGERLAAPPGSKVYGAPSVKAAWYGPWRLAGHVSRQVFWPVPNVDSVLVAFERDAQPRGDEDLRRATFRIVDAAFQQRRKMLRQALAAVLGGTAAEASALLERAGVAPTARGEELTVDDFVRIAQTLQG; from the coding sequence ATGACCGTCACACTGCTCGGCGCCACCGAGATCCGTCGCCTCGCCGCCGAGCTCGACGTCACCCCGACCAAGAAGCTCGGCCAGAACTTCGTCGTCGACGCGAACACCGTTCGCAAGATCGTGCACGTCGGCAGGGTGCAGGCGGGGGAGCGCGTCGTCGAGGTCGGGCCGGGCCTGGGCTCCCTGACCCTCGCCATCCTTGAGGCCGGGGCCTCCGTCACAGCGGTCGAGATCGATCACCGTCTCGCCGCCCGCCTGCCTGAGACCGCTGCCGCACACGGCGTTCCGGGCGGCGCCCTCACGGTCGTCGACGCCGACGCGCTGCGGGTCACGGAGCTCACCGGCAACCCGAACGTGCTCGTCGCCAACCTGCCCTACAACGTGTCGGTGCCGGTGCTGCTGCACTTCATGGAGACCTTCCCGAACCTGCAGCGCGGCGTCGTCATGGTGCAGGCGGAGGTCGGCGAGCGCCTCGCGGCCCCTCCCGGCAGCAAGGTCTACGGCGCGCCGAGCGTCAAAGCCGCCTGGTACGGACCGTGGCGTCTGGCGGGCCACGTCTCCCGGCAGGTGTTCTGGCCGGTCCCGAACGTCGACAGCGTCCTGGTCGCTTTCGAGCGCGATGCGCAGCCGCGAGGCGATGAGGACCTGCGCCGCGCAACGTTCCGCATCGTGGATGCCGCTTTCCAGCAGCGCCGCAAGATGCTCCGGCAGGCGCTGGCAGCCGTCCTCGGCGGCACGGCAGCCGAGGCATCCGCTCTTCTCGAGCGTGCCGGCGTCGCACCGACGGCCCGCGGCGAGGAGCTCACGGTCGACGATTTCGTGAGAATCGCGCAGACGCTTCAGGGCTAA
- a CDS encoding class I SAM-dependent methyltransferase codes for MSDASIATAYDARAAAYIEVAGSIEQMDAADRNLIAQWRETTTATLLDAGCGPGLWTDFLHDGHRDVVGLDISEEFLASARRTYPHLRFEAGSFRTLPVADASLGGILAWYSLIHTPPAEIPAVLREFARALKPDGSLLIGFFDGPPREPFAHAVTEAYFWSIEALSHLLETAGFTIVSTQRRSRAAAEVSTRPHAAATAIKRDM; via the coding sequence ATGAGCGACGCGTCGATCGCCACGGCTTACGACGCGCGCGCCGCCGCGTACATCGAGGTCGCGGGAAGCATCGAGCAGATGGATGCCGCGGACCGCAATCTGATTGCGCAGTGGCGCGAAACGACGACAGCCACACTGCTGGATGCCGGGTGCGGACCCGGCCTGTGGACGGACTTCCTCCACGACGGTCACCGAGACGTGGTCGGCCTCGACATCTCCGAGGAGTTCCTGGCGAGTGCGCGCCGCACCTACCCGCATCTGAGGTTCGAGGCCGGCAGCTTCCGCACGCTTCCCGTCGCAGACGCCTCGCTCGGCGGCATCCTCGCCTGGTACTCGCTGATACACACGCCTCCCGCCGAGATCCCGGCGGTGCTGCGGGAGTTCGCGCGCGCTCTGAAGCCCGACGGCTCGCTGCTCATCGGCTTCTTCGACGGCCCGCCCCGCGAACCCTTCGCCCACGCGGTGACTGAGGCGTACTTCTGGTCGATCGAAGCCCTTTCCCATTTGTTGGAAACCGCAGGCTTCACCATCGTCTCGACGCAGCGCCGCTCCCGCGCCGCCGCCGAAGTCAGCACCCGCCCCCACGCCGCAGCGACAGCGATCAAACGCGACATGTGA
- the metG gene encoding methionine--tRNA ligase: MPAGDSFYITTPIYYPSDVPHIGHGYTSVAVDTLARWHRQAGDDTWMLTGTDEHGQKMLRAAAANDVTPQQWVDKLVSESWFPLLETLDVANDDFIRTTQERHEKNVQVFFQRLYDAGYIYAGEYEALYCVGCEEFKPESEIVDGTGPFEGLKVCAIHSKPLELLQEKNYFFKLSEFQDRLLELYKNEPDFVRPHSARNEVVSFVSQGLKDLSISRSTFDWGIPLPWDESHVIYVWVDALLNYATAVGYGSDEETFARRWPAYHVVGKDILRFHAVIWPALLMAAGVEVPKGVFAHGWLLVGGEKMSKSKLTGIAPTEITDVFGSDAYRFYFLSAIAFGQDGSFSWEDLSARYQAELANGFGNLASRTVAMIEKYFEGVVPEPAAYTEQDLAIQKIVADAATAADAAIESFRIDEAISSIWTIVDALNGYITENEPWALARDEEQRGRLGTVLYTCAEGLRALSVLLSPVMPQSTGKLWSALGAAEALGSLQEQPLREAGAWGALRPGTNVTPLAPLFPRVESQP; the protein is encoded by the coding sequence ATGCCCGCAGGCGATTCCTTCTACATCACCACGCCCATCTACTACCCCTCCGATGTGCCCCACATCGGCCACGGATACACGTCGGTGGCGGTCGACACGCTCGCGCGCTGGCACCGCCAGGCGGGCGATGACACCTGGATGCTGACCGGAACCGACGAGCACGGCCAGAAGATGCTCCGCGCCGCCGCGGCGAACGACGTGACCCCGCAGCAGTGGGTCGACAAGCTCGTCTCCGAGAGCTGGTTCCCGCTGCTGGAGACCCTCGATGTCGCGAACGACGACTTCATCCGCACCACGCAGGAGCGCCACGAGAAGAACGTGCAGGTGTTCTTCCAGCGGCTCTACGACGCCGGCTACATCTACGCCGGCGAGTACGAAGCGCTGTACTGTGTGGGCTGTGAGGAGTTCAAGCCCGAGTCCGAGATCGTCGACGGCACCGGCCCCTTCGAGGGACTGAAGGTCTGCGCGATCCACTCCAAGCCGCTCGAGCTGCTGCAGGAGAAGAACTACTTCTTCAAGTTGAGCGAGTTCCAGGACCGCCTGCTCGAGCTGTACAAGAACGAACCCGACTTCGTCCGCCCGCACTCCGCCCGTAACGAGGTCGTCTCGTTCGTGAGCCAGGGACTGAAGGACCTCTCCATCTCGCGCTCGACCTTCGACTGGGGCATCCCGCTGCCGTGGGACGAGTCGCACGTCATCTACGTCTGGGTCGACGCCCTGCTGAACTACGCCACCGCCGTCGGGTACGGATCCGATGAGGAGACGTTCGCCCGCCGCTGGCCCGCGTACCACGTCGTCGGAAAGGACATCCTCCGCTTCCACGCCGTGATCTGGCCCGCGCTGCTGATGGCCGCCGGCGTCGAGGTGCCCAAGGGCGTCTTCGCGCACGGCTGGCTGCTCGTCGGCGGCGAGAAGATGTCGAAATCGAAGCTCACCGGCATCGCTCCGACCGAGATCACCGATGTGTTCGGCTCGGACGCGTACCGGTTCTACTTCCTGTCCGCGATCGCATTCGGACAGGACGGCTCGTTCTCCTGGGAGGACCTGTCGGCCCGCTACCAGGCCGAGCTCGCGAACGGTTTCGGCAACCTCGCCTCGCGCACCGTCGCGATGATCGAGAAGTACTTCGAGGGCGTCGTCCCCGAGCCCGCCGCGTACACCGAGCAGGATCTCGCGATCCAGAAGATCGTGGCGGATGCCGCCACCGCAGCGGATGCCGCGATCGAGAGCTTCCGCATCGACGAGGCGATCTCGTCGATCTGGACCATCGTCGACGCACTGAACGGCTACATCACCGAGAACGAGCCGTGGGCCCTGGCACGCGATGAGGAGCAGCGCGGACGCCTCGGCACCGTGCTCTACACCTGCGCGGAGGGGCTGCGCGCACTGTCTGTGCTGCTGTCACCCGTGATGCCGCAGTCGACCGGCAAGCTGTGGTCAGCGCTCGGAGCCGCAGAGGCCCTCGGCAGCCTGCAGGAGCAGCCGCTCCGCGAGGCCGGCGCCTGGGGCGCCCTCCGCCCCGGAACGAACGTGACGCCCCTCGCCCCCCTCTTCCCGCGCGTCGAGTCCCAGCCCTGA